The Cervus canadensis isolate Bull #8, Minnesota chromosome X, ASM1932006v1, whole genome shotgun sequence genome contains a region encoding:
- the CDX4 gene encoding homeobox protein CDX-4, which produces MYRSCLLEKEADMYSGTLRSPAGGGTAGAGATGDGGSLLPASNFAAAPSYAHYMRYPHMPGMDPHGPTLGAWGSPYSPPREDWSVYPGPSSTMGTVPMNDMTSSPAAFSSPEYSNLGPAGGGNSGSSLPTPAGGSLFPIDAGIAGESSSRSRHSPYAWMRKTVQVTGKTRTKEKYRVVYTDHQRLELEKEFHCNRYITIRRKSELAVNLGLSERQVKIWFQNRRAKERKMIKKKISQFENTGGSVQSDSGSISPGELPNTFFTTPSAVRGFQPIEIQQVIVSE; this is translated from the exons ATGTACAGAAGCTGCCTTTTGGAAAAAGAAGCGGACATGTACTCCGGCACTCTCAGGAGCCCCGCAGGAGGTGGCACCGCCGGGGCTGGTGCCACTGGGGATGGTGGGAGTCTTCTGCCAGCCTCCAACTTCGCAGCGGCCCCTTCTTATGCGCACTACATGAGATATCCCCATATGCCTGGTATGGATCCTCACGGGCCAACGCTGGGAGCCTGGGGGTCACCCTATAGTCCCCCCCGTGAAGACTGGAGCGTGTATCCAGGGCCATCCAGTACTATGGGTACGGTCCCCATGAACGACATGACCTCGAGCCCCGCCGCTTTCAGCTCACCGGAATATAGCAACCTGGGCCCCGCAGGGGGTGGAAACAGCGGTAGCAGCCTGCCAACACCAGCGGGAGGATCACTGTTCCCCATCGACGCCGGCATCGCAGGTGAGAGTTCTAGCAGAAGCCGTCACAGCCCCTATGCATGGATGCGCAAGACAGTGCAGGTGACTG GGAAAACCAGGACAAAAGAAAAGTACCGTGTAGTTTACACAGATCATCAAAGGTTGGAACTGGAGAAAGAATTCCACTGCAATAGATATATCACCATTCGGAGAAAATCAGAGCTTGCAGTCAACTTGGGCCTTTCTGAGAGACAG GTGAAAATCTGGTTTCAAAATCGCAGAGCCAAGGAAAGAAAGatgatcaaaaagaaaatatcccAGTTTGAGAACACTGGAGGCTCAGTGCAAAGTGACTCTGGCTCCATCAGCCCTGGGGAACTACCTAATACTTTTTTCACCACCCCATCTGCTGTCCGTGGATTTCAGCCTATCGAGATTCAGCAGGTCATAGTCTCTGAATGA